The genomic interval CTGATCGTTCTGCGCGTGGCGCACGCCCAGGGCCAGGTCGAAGCGGTCGTTGAACTTCCAGGTCGTGTTGCCGAACAGCGCCTTTTCGCGATAGGTGGTCAGCACGTCGGCGGTGAACAGCGAGGCCACCGGCGTCATGTCCGCGCGCATGATGGCGCCGAACTCGATGTAGTCGGCGTCCTCATCGGTGTAGAACGCGCCGATCTGCCAGGCCAGCCTGCCCGTGGTCTTGGAGGTCAGGCGGACTTCCTGGGTGAACTTGCGCAGGCCGATCCTGGTGTCGAGCGCCGCATAGGCCATCGGCCCGCGACCGGGTGTGCCACCGAGCAGCGGCACGTACTCGGCCGACAGGTCCTGCACACGCCAGGTGTCGGAGTCGAGCCAGCTGCTCGATGCACTGAAATCGGCCCAGCCCAGATCCCAGTCGATGCTCAGCCCGTAGACGTCGGCCTCGATGGTGCTCGGCTGCGCCAGCAGATAGTCGCTGGCGTGCCCCGGCAGCGAACGCTCGAGCGTCACCGGATCGATCGACACCACGCCGAGGTTGTCGGCGCGGTTCTGCTGGGTGATCGCGCTGAGCACCACTTCGAGCGTATCGGTCGGTTGCCACAGCAGCGACACACGCCCCGCTTTCTGGCGCACATCGTTGCTGTCACGGCGCTGGAGCTCGGGGTTGTCGATCCAGCCAGGCGTCGCCTGCTCGGCGTAGCTGGCGCGCATCGCCAGCGTGCCTTCGGCCAAGGGCGCATTGATCGACGCGCGTCCGGCGTAGCCCACGTGGCCGCCGTCATCGATGACACTGACCGTGCCCCCGACCCGACCTTCGAAGTAGTCCAGCTCGGGACGCCGGGTGACGTACTTGACCAGACCGCCCAGCGCACTGGCGCCATACAGCGTGCCCTGCGGACCGCGCAGCACTTCGACGTGCTGCAGATCGTAGGGCAGCAGGTCGAACATGCCGGACGTGCCGCCGGACAGCGATCCGTTGGGGGTCAGCGGGATGTCGTCGACGTAGATCGCGGTCGAGGCCGTGTTGCCCATCGGCACGATGCCGCGAAGCGACACCTGCGTGCGACCGGGCCAGCCGAGGTTGTTGACCTGCAGGCCGGGAATCACGCCGGCCAGGTTGTTGACGTTGTTGATCTGCAGACGATCGAGCGCTTCCTCGCCCAGCACGCTGATCGACATCGGGATTTCAGTGGGCGATTCCACGCGCTTCTGCGCGGTGACCTGCACGACCTCGAGAGTCTGCGTGCTGCGGGCGATGGCCGCAGATTCGGGCGCATCCTGTGCGATGGACAGGACCGGCGCGCCAGCGGCGAACAGGCCGACGGTACAGGCCAACGACAACAGTGAGGGACGGGCGACGCGATTGCGCATGGTGTTCGGTCTCGGCAAGTGGGGGTGACCCCTGTAAGGACGGACAGAACCCGGTCTTTGGGGAGGCGCGGGGCACTGGGCAAAGCAGCGACGGTCCGGTCCCTGGCTCCGATGTATGGCGCGATCAGGCGCGGGCTGCAGACGCGTCACCCGGATACACCGTCTCGTGACTCCGATCGGAGAAATCGCGTTCGTATTTCTCGCAATCGAGCATACCCAAGCCTCTCTGCGCGGTTCCATTGCGGATTG from Luteimonas sp. S4-F44 carries:
- a CDS encoding TonB-dependent receptor, translated to MRNRVARPSLLSLACTVGLFAAGAPVLSIAQDAPESAAIARSTQTLEVVQVTAQKRVESPTEIPMSISVLGEEALDRLQINNVNNLAGVIPGLQVNNLGWPGRTQVSLRGIVPMGNTASTAIYVDDIPLTPNGSLSGGTSGMFDLLPYDLQHVEVLRGPQGTLYGASALGGLVKYVTRRPELDYFEGRVGGTVSVIDDGGHVGYAGRASINAPLAEGTLAMRASYAEQATPGWIDNPELQRRDSNDVRQKAGRVSLLWQPTDTLEVVLSAITQQNRADNLGVVSIDPVTLERSLPGHASDYLLAQPSTIEADVYGLSIDWDLGWADFSASSSWLDSDTWRVQDLSAEYVPLLGGTPGRGPMAYAALDTRIGLRKFTQEVRLTSKTTGRLAWQIGAFYTDEDADYIEFGAIMRADMTPVASLFTADVLTTYREKALFGNTTWKFNDRFDLALGVRHAQNDQVFDQSLGGLLGGGQAYTGTSSESVTTWSVSPRLIFGQDSMAYLRAASGYRAGSPNPLIANALNVPRQVGADTLVNYELGIKRHLWDRRALVEAAVFRIDWEDIRLNLVTPSGISYGLNGGTARSQGVELSGSVAATDGLRLSGALTYTDAELTAAIPGQAPAGTPLPQVPEWSGSAQAHYQFPTRGAWAWSLAGALRYYGSRPLSVAASQSIELSSYRLLDLSAELGSTDASFRFFVNNVTNEDTFTSASRTLFGGARLTRWNGVMLQPRTIGVSFDYRF